In Pan paniscus chromosome 1, NHGRI_mPanPan1-v2.0_pri, whole genome shotgun sequence, the DNA window TGCAGGAGAAGGGGAGACCTCCTGAGCCCTCAAGAGCACTGGGGGACCTTGGTTGGAACTGCGACCTGGGCAGCTTCAGTTGTGCCTTTGGAGCTACTGTCCTGCCAACTCAGGAGGGCCAGGACTCCCTCTTGTCCCAGGATCCCATCAGGTTCAAAGTGTACGTAGCCTCAGTTATGCCCTCTCTCTGTGTTTCTCCACAGAGGTGACAGGTGCGATGCAGTTTCACAGCAGCTCTGGCCAACCCTGCAAAAACAAACCCAATGCTTCTGGGTCTGGTTTAATGAGCCCCAACTGCACTCTAGTTAAGAATATTGCAGGCTAACAGCAGGCAGTGAGGAGTGAGTTTGAGGCTTTGTAGAGGCTCCAGACCTGGGAGCGGGTCTCATTAAGCCATGAGAGGGTGTGGGTGGCACAGCTGTCTGCCCCAGGAACACGGGGCACAGGCATGGCTCACAACCCTGCCAAGGTGGGGTGCCTCCAGGAGTGGACCGTGGTCCCCAGACCCAGCAATTAGGAACGTCAGTCTCCGTGGTCACCCCTGTGGGGGGCAGATCTTGGAAATGCAGCCCCAGGAGGATTAGCACAGAACCTCCCTTTGACACCCAGGAACTTGGCACCGTTAgcagggtgggcacagtggccccATAGCTGGCCAGGTCATTGAACTAGGTGCCATTTCTGCTTCCCAACAAAGGCCCCTGTAGCTtgatcccagctctgcctaccACCTCAAGCCCATCTTCTCCTCGGGGCCCCTCTCTGCCCGTCCCTTTGTGCCTGACTGAGCTGCTCCTTGCAGGCGAAAATGTAAGGAAAAAacagatgactgaagagaagTAAAGAATGGGTGGAGATCATtggcacacccgtaatcccagcacattgggaggccaaggtcagcagatcactgaagccaggagctcaagaccagcctggtcaacatggaaaaaccgcgtctctactaaaaatacaaaaagtagcaggCTTGGTGGCACTTGCatgcaattccagctactagagtggctgaggcatgagaatcactggagccccaaaggataggattgcagtgagcccagatgggaccactgcactgcagcctgggtgacaaagcaagatgttgtcttttattattattattttttaaaaaaaaaagcaaagaaaaagaatgggTGGGAATTAGATGTTTTGCAGCTGAATCTCAATCACAGACAACAGAGTACTTTGATACTTTTCCATCAGTAACTCAATAACTAGAGATTTCTGATGTATAAATCACTAAAATAAGTCAATCAAATACAGAGGACACCAGAAAGTTTTCATTGAGGTTATTTCTGATATTCCTTGGTAACCGTCCCTGCAGGGATAACATTCTCATCACTGTAGGACTTTAGCTTCTCTTTCTGACTCTGTAGGACATGGGTCCCGTAAGGTCTCATTGACTCCACCTCAACATTTTCCTCTAGTCTTGCCCCCTGCTGTTATCTTTTTTCCCTCATACTGAGCACCTGCCTGAAGCAAAGAATTCTGTGCTTCCTGTAAGTTGCATGTGGCCTGGTCACAAtcactcatgccagtaatcctggcactttaggaggccaaggcaggagaatcccatgTGCCCAGCAGTttcagaccagctggggcaacacagcgaaaccctgtctcaaatgtgctttaataaaattttagaattattaaaaaaggaaataagaaaaaacaaacataactTGCACCTACATACTAGATTTTAGTGTCCAAGTGCCTGGAAGAGAAGTTTGGATTTATCAACCCCACTAGGCACGCCTTCCCTAGCAGCAAAGATGGAGCTCCAGTTCCTCAGACGGTGATGAGCCACAGGAAGGGCAGGGAGTGGGACCAGTGAAGATCCTCTTGGGCTGCCTGACTTCCCTCAGTGTACACATCAGCTCAGCCCGATGTGGGGTGAAGATCTCCCAATCGACACGAACCAAGGAATTCAAACTCTCCTCAGGGGCAGGATACGTCTCCAGGCTTAACTTGCTCAGCCCACTGGTGTGGCGCAGCAGGTCCTTCAGGGCATCCGTAGACATGCAATTTCTGCCAAAGTAGAAGGTGGTGAGCTGGGAGCAGCGGCTCAGGCCAGGCAGGATGGCGCTGAGTTGGCAGTAGTGGATCTGACAGCCCTCCAAGATGAGGGTCTTGAGAGTGGCAGCAATTTTCTCTAGCAGAGCTCCGAGGGGTTCAAGACTGATGCGGAACAGCAGCACGTAGCTGAGATTCAGATGCTTTAGGTAACCGAGGCTTGGGTACTGGGAGAGACACTTCATGTCCTCTTCCAATAGGTAGCCACAAGTTAACTCCAAGTTCTCCAAGGGGTTCTGGAGGCACGTGTGGAGATCAAGAAGTTAGTTCTGGGCAGTGATACCAGTTAGATGAAGGTGGTGGGGAATAACTGAAAGGGAAATGTCTGCTTCACCCAAACACAAGTTTATTCCCATCATGTGATGATGGTCCACATGCAAGTTGCTCTGTGATGAGGACTCTGATCATTCAGGGGCAGTCCTAGTTTAGCCTCaatcctttcaccattgcttgtgTGATTGGTTCAAGGCCACAAAATCACATCACTAAagcctcttttcttcatcttttagcAGAAAAGTTCATCTCTGGGCCACAGGTACCCGGTGGGAGATGTGCACGAAGAACTCAACTGAGCAAGGTCTAGGGTCATCAGCTAGAGCTACATGTCAGCAGGGGCTCCCTGACATGCCTGCATCTGCAAACCAACTGTCACTTTTTACCACTTTCACGCCTACTCCCTCAACTCCATCCCGGAAGCATGCATTTCCCATGTCAATTACCTTTCCTGGAGTTCAAAACAACCTTTTACAAACAGGGAATCAGAGACAGGATCATTTGTGATCACTAAGCTGGTGAGGACAGAGTTTCTACTGTGAAATGCACAGGTTTGATGCGCTGTCCCTCCTTTCATACCCTCCTCTATTACCTCTTTTATATCATATCAACTTGAAACACACTTTGTAACAAGAAATTCACATATGCACCCCCCAGTAGAGCTGAAACCCCCACTACCTGGCTTGTACATGATGTAGCTCTCTAGCCTCTACCCCAGGTAACCCCGCTGCCCTCATTGCAGAGATCCTGTGATAGCCACTCCAGAACATGGAGCACTGAACGGGACAATGTGTTGATATTCTGGTGTCCCCTTCACTGTGATGTCACCACTGGCTGACACAAAAGTTATGCCTTCTAGCATTTGCTGTAACAAAAAAAGGCTGTGCTGTGGTCTGCAGAGAAAGTGCACGATCCTTTCTCACCTGATCAGCTGTTCCAGGTGCCCACTGAAGAAGGTGATCAATTTTACTTTAAGCAATTGGAGGTGttccagcctgaggaacacagGCTGAATTTGGTGAGTAACCATTCCTCGAGGTCATTGTCCGAAGAGTAATGATAGCACCTGGAGAAAATGAGTTTGTGAAGATTCTTCATCTCCTTCAGGTAACAATGAAGCTTTCTTATCAGATGCAGCCAGGACATGTTGTGAATTTCCAGCTCCTGAATACTATTCAGGTGGACTATTTTCAATGACTTTCTAAGATATTTAATGGGTGTTAGATAATTCACCAACTTACTACAGCACAGGTGTACTAAAACTCTCCTTTGGTAAACCCACTGGAAGAGGTATCTCAGGCATTCATCTTGGGGTGTTTCCTTGAGGCAGACGTCTATGAACACCTTTAAGGGCTGGTGCTCTCCCATCCTTGGATAGTCCTCTGCTGTCTGCCTCTTACTCATGGCCTCTGGGGAGGAGGACAGGGCCTAGCCTCCAGGCCATCCGGCCCAGACATTCTCATCAACATCCAGCAAGTCCAGCACTTGAAGTTTCCACCTCCTATAGGTAAAGTAAGGGAGAAGCTCAGAATTTAGAAGGAGCCATCCCTGACTTTTGCTTTCATTCTCATTGCTCCCTGTTCTCTCTCTGACTTTTCTCAGTCCGTTTTCTCTTTTGATTCAGACTGCTCCCCACTTCTAGTCCCTTTACCTTCCACTGGGAAAAAGCAGGTTTCTGTTCCCACAGTGGACCCTGTATGGTGAGCAGTCCTTTCTCTGAGGATCTGGACAATGGCCAAAGCCTCCCTGAGCTTCCTCACCAGCACCATCAGAAGACTCTGGGCTACCCTGAGTCAGGCTGGAAAACAAAccgctttattttatttatttatttatttatttatttatttatttatggattttgagacggagttttgctcttgttgccccggttgcagtgcaatggtgtgatctcagctcaccacaacctccgtctcctgcgttcaagcgattctcctgcttcagcctcccgagtagctgggattacagacatgcaccaccatggccaggtaattttgtatttttagtggagacggtgtttctccaagttggtcaggctggtctccaactcctgacctcaagtgatctgcctgccttggcctcccaaagtgctgggattacaggcgtgaaccactgcgctcagcctcaAGCCACtttatatagggttaaataaaccCCCTCTGAGGGGACTTTGTGATTTGTAGAAGGTGACTCCCCAGGCCCTTTAGTTAGGAATTGGGGACCTTCATGTCCCAACTTCACCTTTGGATGCAGAGAacctaattataatgcatttaaATGTAAAGCCTCAACCACCAGGTGAACCTGGGACGTATGTGACATGTATATTTGCTCACCATACATGCATGCATCCCCTACCCTGTGAATTTTCATAGCTGCTCCAATAACCTGCTGAATATGCACACTTGGCGGCCTACAGGTGCAGCATAGATTCCTGCgtcaccttccctccctccaagcGCTTGCCTCAGGTCCTGCCTGGAGGCCCATTTCCCAGCGAGCAGGTTGTAAACCTTTAGAAGAAATTACGCTCCTTTTTTCTAAATCTATAGACCCCATAATTTTTAGTGGACCTCATTGGTGTTAGAAGTGGGATTCAAAGGGGACCTCCGATTTCTTCCTGATGCCTCCAGAACCAATGCATCCTGCACTGGCAAGAGCCCCGTGAGGTCTTCTCGATTGCGCCATGGGAAGGCCTCGGGTAAGTCTTCCTGAATTCAGATGTCCAGCTCTTAGGTGGAAGATCTCAGAGACTTTAATTCTTCCCAGCTGGTTCTCTCCAAACAGTTTCTGGAGGGGACCTTCTCCATCAGTTCCAGGTTTTGGGACCTATGGtgccttcccttccctgttcCCTCTCAGTCCCTGTCCTGGCCCCCTAATTGGGATCTTGGAGGGAATCTCTTTGTTGGTCCTGGGTTTGAGGAGACTCTTCCAGTTCCCTCCATCTGGACTGGATAGAAGATTCCTCTGAGGACTCCTGCCTAGCAGGGAGACATTCAGGTCAGACTTCTTGGGTCCATCAGGTTTGGTGAAGATGCTCGCCCTCTAGTGGTGCTTACAGGGACGCCTGTGGTAGGTAAGTGCAGTTATGAGGGCCCTTAGTTCCAAGGGGACAGACTCAGGCCAGTGGCCATCAGGAACCCTGGTGACTCTTTGTTTAAAGACTGTGTCCTGTATTACATGGGGGGAAATCTATAAAAAACACATGAAGTTCATCCATGTGATGACGGCACTGCCGTGACACACAGGTAGTGACCCCGGCAAAAGGAGGGTGACTTCATCCATATTCAACGTGTTTATATTATTGATGGCAGCTCATGTTGACTGCCCGACATTTGCATTGTAGTGGCTATAAAGTGATTTCTAAGCACTATGTGATCAATAAGCATTTACAGCCACCTGCCAGGCTCCATGCTCTGCTGTGGGACCACAGGGTGACAGAGACACAGTCCCTCCCCTTGAAGAAGCAATCTCTGTCTACCACATGAGATTgtccaggaaaaaaatcattatcaaACACAACCTAGGCACATGGCCCAGCAGCCACGCTCCTTGGCACTTACCCAAATGAGAAAACCTAAAACCTGGATGTTTTTAACCACTacattcacaatagacaaaactTAATAGGGACCAACATGTTCTTCAGCAGATAAATGGATGTATATACTGTAGCACATCCTGACAGTGTAGATTATTAAGTcctaaaagacattaaaaaaagtaaatgcacATAACCATATGAAAGAAACCAACGTGAAAAGGccacatgacattctggaaaaggcaaatctatggaCACAGTAGAAAGCCTGGGGGGGCCAGGAGTCAGGGTACAGTGGGATGGATAGAAAGAGAACAGGTGATTTTTAGGGCACTGAAGCTACTCTGCATGATGCTATAAGGGTGAATACTTGTCATCATCAATTCATCAGAGCTCATAGAATATACAGCACCAGATGTGAACCCTTAATGTTAATTATGAACTTTGGGTGATAAGGATGGTTCGTGTGGTTCATGCATTGGAACAAATGGATCACGCTGGGGCAGGACGTTGATCCTTTAGGAGTCCGTGCTAGAGTGGGGTCATGAAGTATGTGGGAATGCTCTACTTTCTGCTCAACTTCACTGTGACCTTATAACTGCtctcagaaaataaatcatatttcccTAAAAATATTGCACTTCCTTCCAGCTccaaaattgtataaatttaaatatttttaaataagagcaTTTCTTATTCATTGATCTTCAAAATCAGTTTTGAAGGTGTCATTTTATTTGAGACTCAAAACCacattaagcattttttaaatctactttaagttctgggatacatgtgcagaatgtgcataGGGATACATAGcgatacatatgccatggtggtttgctgcacctatcaagccGTCATCTACGCTAGGTATTTAtcctaaggctatccctccccAACACCCCCACTGCCCGACAGGcgctggtgtatgatgttcccctccctgtgtccatgtgttcccattgttcaactcccacttatgactgaaaacatgtggtatttggttttctgttcttgtgttagtttgctgagaatgatgatttccagcttcatccatgtccctgaaaatgacctgaactcatcattttttatggctgcatagtattgaatggtgtatatgtgccatattttctttatctagtgtATCACTGAAGAGCTTTTGgtttggctccaagtctttgctattatgaacagtgccacagtaaacatatgtgtacatgtgcgtttatagtagaatgat includes these proteins:
- the LOC117978557 gene encoding PRAME family member 1-like; its protein translation is MKGGTAHQTCAFHSRNSVLTSLVITNDPVSDSLFVKGCFELQERCLQNPLENLELTCGYLLEEDMKCLSQYPSLGYLKHLNLSYVLLFRISLEPLGALLEKIAATLKTLILEGCQIHYCQLSAILPGLSRCSQLTTFYFGRNCMSTDALKDLLRHTSGLSKLSLETYPAPEESLNSLVRVDWEIFTPHRAELMCTLREVRQPKRIFTGPTPCPSCGSSPSEELELHLCC